A DNA window from Maribellus comscasis contains the following coding sequences:
- a CDS encoding DUF4134 domain-containing protein translates to MAKINSIKFKLTLFFSFWVMALFAQGDGSAGIAEATNMVTSYFDPATKLIYAIGAIVGLIGGVKVYSKFSSGDPDTGKTAAAWFGACIFLIVAATILRSFFL, encoded by the coding sequence ATGGCAAAAATCAATTCAATAAAATTCAAATTAACCCTGTTCTTTTCATTCTGGGTAATGGCATTGTTCGCCCAGGGCGATGGTTCTGCTGGTATCGCGGAGGCGACCAATATGGTCACTTCGTATTTCGATCCGGCTACCAAACTAATCTACGCCATTGGAGCCATCGTTGGCCTAATCGGCGGCGTAAAAGTGTATTCCAAATTTTCAAGTGGCGACCCGGATACCGGGAAAACGGCAGCCGCCTGGTTTGGCGCCTGTATATTTCTGATTGTTGCTGCTACCATTCTGCGTTCATTCTTCCTGTAA
- a CDS encoding DUF4133 domain-containing protein: MAEYFINKGVNKPAEFKGLQSQYLFIFAGGLLGTFVIFIVMYLAGINQWICIFTGLVLAFVVVWLTFLLNRKFGRFGLMKHQATRTFPRRIINRRSIPGLFSNQRKEAK, from the coding sequence ATGGCAGAATATTTCATTAATAAAGGGGTGAACAAACCGGCAGAATTTAAAGGGCTGCAAAGCCAGTACCTTTTCATTTTTGCGGGCGGGTTGCTGGGAACATTTGTGATTTTTATCGTCATGTATCTGGCCGGAATCAACCAGTGGATTTGCATTTTCACCGGGTTGGTTCTGGCCTTTGTTGTGGTATGGCTAACCTTTTTGCTCAACCGGAAATTTGGCCGTTTTGGTTTGATGAAGCACCAGGCAACCCGGACTTTTCCCCGCCGGATTATCAACCGGAGAAGTATTCCCGGATTATTTTCAAACCAAAGAAAGGAGGCAAAATGA
- a CDS encoding TraG family conjugative transposon ATPase, which translates to MRSILKTATLESKFPLLSVEQGCIISKDADITVVFRVELPELFTVTSEEYEAIHSVWNKAIKVLPDYSIVHKQDWYIKENYQPEQPREDASFLSSSFERHFNERPYLSQTCYLFLTKTTKERSKHQSTFSSLARGTLVPKEIKNKETVLRFVEAVNQFEQIINDSDFVRLTRLTTEQITGTEKEPGVFEKYFSLSQKQTTSLQDITINPGEMKIGDNSLVLHTLSDLDNLPTKVATESRYEKLSTDRSSCLLSFASPVGLLLTCNHIYNQYIFIDDHSANLARFEKMARNMYSLSRYSRANQINKQWLDEYLNEAHSKGLISVRAHFNVLTWSDKPEEFRQMKNDTGSQIALMGCKPRYNTVDVPTLFWAGIPGNAADFPSEESFYTFSEQALCFFTGETNYRSSLSPVGIKMVDRLTGKPLQLDISDLPMKKGIITNRNKFILGPSGSGKSFFTNHMVRQYYEQGTHVLLVDTGNSYKGLCDLIHYKTRGEDGVYFTYTEDNPIAFNPFYTDDGVFDIEKRESIKTLILTLWKNEEEAPTRSEEVALSNAVNQYIERLKSDGLMAPSFNTFYEFVRDEYAETIRAKKVREKDFDIANLLNVLEPFYRGGEYDYLLNSEKQMDLLNKRFIVFELDNIKDHKVLFPVVTIIIMEAFINKMRRLKGIRKMILIEEAWKAIAREGMAEYIKYLFKTVRKFFGEAVVVTQEVDDIIASEIVKESVINNSDCKILLDQRKYMNKFDSIQELLGLTEKEKSQILSINLANHPQRKYKEVWIGLGGVQSAVYATEVSLEEYYTYTTEETEKLELVGLTEQLNGNIEQAIKQLASIKRDA; encoded by the coding sequence ATGAGAAGTATTTTAAAAACAGCTACGCTTGAAAGCAAGTTCCCACTGTTGTCGGTTGAACAGGGGTGTATTATCAGCAAAGATGCGGATATTACCGTTGTTTTTCGGGTGGAACTGCCGGAATTGTTCACCGTAACTTCGGAAGAATATGAGGCCATACATTCCGTCTGGAATAAGGCGATTAAAGTGTTGCCTGATTATTCCATCGTTCACAAACAAGACTGGTACATCAAAGAAAATTATCAGCCGGAACAGCCGAGAGAGGATGCAAGTTTTCTGAGTTCTTCTTTTGAACGCCATTTTAACGAGCGTCCGTATTTGAGCCAAACCTGCTACCTGTTTCTTACCAAGACAACCAAAGAGCGAAGTAAACACCAAAGTACCTTTAGTTCACTGGCCAGGGGAACTCTTGTACCCAAAGAAATTAAAAATAAGGAAACCGTCCTGCGGTTTGTGGAAGCAGTGAACCAGTTTGAGCAAATCATTAACGACAGTGATTTTGTCCGGCTCACCCGCCTGACAACCGAGCAAATTACCGGTACCGAAAAGGAACCGGGAGTCTTTGAAAAGTATTTCTCGCTTTCACAGAAACAAACCACCAGCTTGCAGGACATTACAATAAACCCGGGAGAAATGAAAATAGGAGATAATTCCCTGGTGCTTCATACGCTTTCGGATTTGGATAATCTGCCGACAAAGGTAGCAACCGAAAGCCGGTACGAAAAACTTTCCACCGACCGCAGCAGTTGCCTCCTTTCATTCGCTTCGCCGGTTGGTTTGTTGTTGACGTGCAACCACATTTACAACCAGTACATTTTTATCGACGACCATTCGGCCAATCTCGCCCGATTTGAAAAGATGGCCCGCAACATGTACTCACTTTCGAGATACAGCCGCGCCAACCAGATTAACAAACAATGGCTGGACGAATACCTGAACGAAGCACACAGCAAAGGGCTGATTTCTGTAAGGGCGCATTTTAATGTGCTGACGTGGAGCGACAAGCCGGAGGAGTTTCGGCAAATGAAAAATGATACCGGTTCGCAAATTGCGCTGATGGGATGCAAGCCCCGTTACAATACGGTTGATGTGCCTACACTTTTTTGGGCAGGCATCCCCGGCAATGCAGCTGACTTCCCTTCAGAAGAATCGTTTTATACATTCAGTGAACAGGCGTTGTGCTTTTTTACCGGCGAAACAAATTACCGGAGTTCTTTATCGCCGGTAGGGATTAAAATGGTTGACCGGCTCACCGGAAAACCATTACAGCTCGATATTTCCGATTTGCCCATGAAAAAAGGAATAATCACCAACCGTAACAAGTTTATTCTCGGCCCTTCGGGAAGCGGAAAATCCTTTTTTACCAACCACATGGTACGGCAATATTATGAGCAGGGAACACATGTACTTTTGGTGGATACCGGAAACAGTTACAAAGGATTGTGTGATTTAATTCATTATAAAACAAGGGGCGAAGACGGGGTCTATTTTACCTATACCGAGGACAACCCGATTGCGTTTAACCCATTCTATACCGACGACGGTGTGTTTGACATTGAAAAACGGGAGAGCATCAAAACGCTTATCCTAACCCTCTGGAAAAATGAGGAGGAAGCGCCGACACGCTCGGAGGAAGTAGCTTTATCGAATGCGGTGAATCAATATATCGAAAGGTTGAAATCGGATGGTTTGATGGCTCCGTCTTTTAATACATTTTACGAGTTTGTCCGGGATGAATATGCAGAAACGATTCGTGCCAAAAAGGTTCGCGAAAAGGATTTTGACATTGCCAATCTCCTAAACGTACTCGAACCGTTCTACAGGGGCGGTGAATATGATTACCTGCTGAACTCGGAAAAACAAATGGACCTGCTGAACAAGCGCTTTATTGTTTTCGAGCTGGATAATATCAAAGACCACAAAGTCTTGTTTCCTGTTGTGACAATCATTATCATGGAGGCCTTCATCAATAAAATGAGACGGTTAAAAGGCATTCGAAAGATGATATTAATTGAAGAAGCATGGAAAGCGATTGCCAGGGAAGGAATGGCGGAATACATCAAATACCTGTTTAAAACCGTTCGGAAATTTTTTGGCGAAGCTGTTGTTGTTACGCAGGAAGTGGATGATATTATCGCTTCTGAAATCGTGAAAGAAAGTGTCATCAACAATTCCGATTGTAAAATTCTGCTCGACCAGCGCAAGTATATGAACAAATTTGATTCTATACAGGAATTGCTTGGACTTACTGAAAAAGAAAAATCGCAGATTCTTTCCATTAACCTTGCCAACCATCCCCAACGAAAATACAAAGAGGTTTGGATTGGACTTGGCGGTGTACAGTCTGCAGTTTATGCAACCGAAGTTTCTTTGGAGGAGTATTACACGTATACCACTGAAGAAACAGAGAAACTGGAACTCGTCGGGCTGACCGAGCAACTGAACGGAAACATTGAACAGGCTATCAAACAACTGGCCTCTATCAAGCGAGATGCTTAA
- a CDS encoding DUF4141 domain-containing protein, with translation MKIRLIIAGLFLMLGTANLRAQFIVSDPINTATSITNSVNEIVQTSSTVSNVIKNFQEVRKVYEQGKKYYDALKAVNDMVKDARKVQETILMVGEIADIYINSYQLMLQDENFTLEELGAIAFGYGKLLQESSNLLKDLKGIVNASSLSMTDKDRMDIIDGTYVAVQRYRNLVRYYTNKNLSVSYLRAQKKGETERMLALYGNADERYW, from the coding sequence ATGAAGATAAGATTAATTATAGCCGGGCTGTTTCTTATGCTTGGCACCGCTAACCTTCGGGCGCAATTTATTGTGTCTGATCCGATAAACACAGCAACGAGTATCACCAACTCTGTAAACGAAATTGTACAAACATCGAGCACGGTTTCCAATGTGATTAAAAACTTTCAGGAAGTTAGAAAAGTGTATGAACAAGGGAAAAAATATTACGATGCTTTGAAAGCTGTTAACGACATGGTGAAAGATGCCCGGAAAGTTCAGGAGACCATTTTAATGGTGGGTGAAATTGCCGATATCTACATCAATTCTTATCAACTGATGTTACAAGACGAAAACTTCACACTGGAGGAACTGGGGGCAATTGCATTTGGCTACGGCAAACTTCTACAAGAAAGTAGTAACCTCCTGAAAGATCTGAAAGGGATTGTCAATGCCAGTTCCCTTTCCATGACCGACAAAGATCGAATGGATATTATTGACGGAACTTATGTCGCCGTTCAGCGTTACCGGAACCTGGTGCGTTATTATACCAATAAAAACCTTTCGGTTTCCTATCTGAGGGCACAAAAAAAGGGTGAAACGGAACGGATGCTGGCATTATATGGAAATGCTGATGAAAGGTACTGGTAA
- the traJ gene encoding conjugative transposon protein TraJ, with protein sequence MDFDNLHQILRSLYVDMMPLSNNMTGVAKGIAGLGALIYVAARVWQSLARTEPIDVYPLLRPFAIGFCIMFFPSFVLGTINMVLSPVVKGTNQMLESQTFDMEKYRVLKDQLEIESMKRNPETAFLVSDEEFDRQLDELGWSPSDLATMSGMYIERSLYNLKKNIRDFFREVLEILFQAAALVIDTIRTFFLVVLSILGPIAFAISIYDGFQSTMTQWFSRYISVYLWLPVSDLFSSILARIQVLMLQVDIDKLQADATYSVEASNGVYIVFMIIGIVGYFTIPTVAGWIIMAGGMGNYGKNVSSSASKAGALAAGVAGATAGNMAGKLLKK encoded by the coding sequence ATGGATTTTGATAACCTTCATCAAATCCTCCGCAGTCTTTATGTGGATATGATGCCTTTATCCAATAATATGACGGGGGTAGCAAAAGGGATAGCCGGACTTGGGGCATTGATATACGTGGCTGCGCGTGTATGGCAGTCGCTTGCCCGAACCGAGCCCATTGATGTTTATCCGCTTTTGCGCCCCTTTGCCATTGGCTTCTGCATCATGTTTTTTCCCTCATTTGTCCTGGGGACAATCAACATGGTACTGAGCCCCGTTGTAAAAGGAACCAACCAGATGCTGGAATCACAGACATTCGATATGGAAAAATACCGGGTTTTAAAAGACCAACTGGAAATTGAATCTATGAAACGAAACCCGGAAACAGCCTTTCTGGTAAGCGATGAGGAGTTCGACCGCCAGTTGGATGAGCTGGGCTGGAGTCCTTCCGATTTAGCGACCATGTCGGGTATGTATATAGAACGTAGCCTGTACAACCTGAAAAAGAATATCCGTGATTTTTTCAGGGAGGTTCTGGAAATCCTTTTCCAGGCAGCGGCTTTGGTGATTGATACCATTCGTACTTTCTTTCTGGTTGTGCTTTCTATTCTGGGGCCAATCGCTTTTGCCATAAGTATCTACGATGGGTTCCAATCTACCATGACACAATGGTTCTCCAGGTATATTTCGGTGTATCTCTGGCTCCCGGTTTCCGATTTGTTTAGTTCAATCCTTGCACGGATTCAGGTGCTGATGCTGCAGGTGGATATTGACAAGCTGCAAGCTGATGCAACATATTCGGTTGAGGCTTCCAATGGGGTATATATTGTTTTTATGATTATCGGTATCGTCGGATACTTCACCATCCCAACCGTTGCCGGATGGATCATCATGGCAGGTGGCATGGGCAACTACGGAAAAAATGTTTCCTCATCAGCAAGTAAAGCCGGGGCATTGGCGGCAGGTGTAGCCGGAGCAACAGCAGGAAATATGGCTGGAAAATTATTGAAGAAGTAG
- the traK gene encoding conjugative transposon protein TraK, translated as MEFKSLKNIETSFRQIRFFGIVFVILCAGITGYSIFSALQFAEKQRQKIYVLDKGKSLILALSQDLSQNRPVEAREHIRRFHELFFTLSPDKNAIESNINRAMFLAGKSAYNYYKDLVEKGYFNRIISGNVNQTLLVDSVVVDFRNYPYRASTYARQVIIRESNITERSLVTSCKLINSVRSDNNPHGFAIENFTVKENKDIQTINR; from the coding sequence ATGGAATTTAAATCATTAAAAAATATTGAAACGAGTTTCAGGCAGATTCGGTTTTTCGGGATTGTATTTGTTATACTTTGTGCAGGTATTACCGGATATTCAATTTTCAGCGCCTTACAGTTTGCCGAAAAACAGCGGCAGAAAATCTATGTATTGGACAAAGGAAAATCATTAATACTTGCCCTTTCACAGGATTTATCTCAGAACAGGCCGGTGGAAGCGCGGGAACATATCCGGCGTTTTCACGAGTTGTTTTTTACCCTCTCGCCGGATAAAAACGCCATTGAATCCAACATCAACCGGGCAATGTTTCTGGCAGGCAAAAGCGCTTATAACTACTATAAAGATTTAGTTGAAAAGGGATATTTCAACCGCATTATTTCCGGGAATGTAAACCAGACACTTCTGGTGGACAGTGTGGTGGTGGACTTCAGGAACTACCCTTATCGTGCCTCAACCTATGCCCGGCAGGTTATCATCCGCGAAAGTAACATTACGGAACGGAGCCTGGTTACTTCCTGCAAACTGATTAATTCGGTACGAAGTGACAACAATCCACATGGATTTGCTATTGAGAATTTCACGGTAAAAGAAAACAAGGATATACAAACCATAAACCGTTAG
- a CDS encoding TraL conjugative transposon family protein, translating to MKHKISMFRRMLDDTLRKTCEKIPQNKRKVVVLGLCFLFVAVFSFMLWDSFLNQGVQKMLEIEHIKPLDLPKDSLIHKLKDVFHEQKQ from the coding sequence ATGAAACATAAAATCAGTATGTTCAGGCGGATGCTGGATGATACCCTTCGAAAAACATGTGAAAAAATCCCTCAAAATAAACGCAAAGTGGTTGTACTTGGATTGTGCTTTCTTTTTGTTGCTGTTTTTTCTTTTATGCTATGGGATTCTTTTCTTAATCAGGGGGTACAAAAAATGCTTGAAATAGAACATATTAAACCTCTTGACTTACCAAAGGACAGCTTAATTCATAAACTTAAAGATGTATTTCATGAACAAAAACAATAA
- the traM gene encoding conjugative transposon protein TraM, translating to MNKNNKTLLKPKQKQRLKKVAVFVLMFAVFGVSLWLIFKPSEKSKKNNGATGLNTELPMPRESNLIKDKISAFEQEKLFEKKPIRSLEQFSAMVGKDEPAKFDLSVPDKDAEQSSSNGKFSGSKQPERAIKQSASAYKGINRTLNNFYESPGKDSETEKLKKEIEELKNQIAEKEEPNNVDEQLRLMEKSYQLASKYMPESTGQVSATEVSKTETPQPAEKVKQPVPPKPVRTISDKTVSTLEQNIPDSAFIEQVSQPRNYSFITAGNKNIEKDRNTIRACVNNTQTLLNGQNVKLRLLEPIETGGFELPKNSLITGVAQIQGERLHVFVLSIEHNGNIIPVQLTTYDIDGQKGLFIPGSVETTALKEISASMGRDAGTSISITQGTTAGQQLAADVGRSFIQGASQYVSKKLRTTKVTLKAGHRLLLMPSN from the coding sequence ATGAACAAAAACAATAAAACTTTACTGAAACCAAAGCAGAAACAACGGCTGAAAAAAGTTGCAGTTTTTGTATTGATGTTCGCGGTATTTGGCGTGAGTCTCTGGCTCATTTTTAAGCCATCAGAAAAAAGCAAAAAAAACAACGGAGCAACCGGACTGAACACAGAACTGCCCATGCCCCGCGAAAGTAACCTTATAAAAGACAAAATCAGCGCCTTTGAACAAGAGAAGCTTTTTGAAAAAAAACCGATTCGTTCACTGGAACAGTTTTCAGCAATGGTTGGAAAGGACGAACCAGCAAAATTTGATTTGTCGGTACCAGACAAGGATGCTGAGCAATCTTCATCAAATGGAAAATTCTCAGGTTCAAAACAACCTGAAAGGGCGATTAAACAATCCGCTTCAGCTTACAAAGGGATTAATAGAACTCTCAATAATTTCTATGAAAGTCCCGGCAAAGATTCTGAAACCGAAAAGCTGAAAAAGGAAATTGAGGAGCTAAAAAATCAGATAGCTGAGAAAGAAGAACCTAACAATGTGGATGAACAACTAAGGTTAATGGAAAAGTCGTACCAACTGGCTTCCAAATACATGCCGGAATCTACCGGGCAGGTTTCTGCTACTGAAGTTTCCAAGACCGAAACTCCTCAGCCGGCAGAAAAGGTGAAACAACCGGTTCCACCAAAACCTGTCAGAACAATTTCAGATAAAACCGTTTCTACATTGGAACAAAATATCCCTGATTCTGCTTTTATTGAACAAGTCTCGCAGCCTCGAAATTATTCCTTTATCACAGCAGGAAACAAAAATATTGAAAAAGACCGGAACACTATTCGGGCATGTGTAAACAACACTCAAACGTTGCTCAACGGGCAAAACGTAAAACTTCGGTTGCTTGAACCGATAGAAACCGGTGGTTTCGAGCTTCCAAAGAATTCTCTTATTACAGGAGTTGCACAGATTCAGGGGGAAAGGTTACATGTATTTGTCCTTTCGATTGAACACAACGGGAATATTATACCGGTACAACTGACAACCTATGACATTGATGGGCAAAAAGGCTTATTTATTCCAGGCTCCGTAGAAACAACCGCCTTAAAAGAAATCTCGGCTTCCATGGGCAGAGATGCCGGAACAAGTATAAGTATTACACAGGGTACAACTGCCGGGCAGCAACTGGCAGCCGATGTTGGAAGGAGTTTTATTCAGGGAGCATCTCAGTACGTTTCAAAAAAGTTGCGGACAACCAAAGTAACCCTGAAAGCCGGGCATCGTTTGTTGTTAATGCCTTCCAATTAA
- the traN gene encoding conjugative transposon protein TraN: MKQIIFILLYLSTFSLFAQNDYTKVIPKNNVIPSYYLEVTYDKTVHLIFPSGISYIDLGSSNIIAGKAESAENVVRVKAAVKDFTGETNFSVITDEGSFYSFIVNYSLNPEKLNIEMKDFLHDGKLGNMPENTMEVFLSELGDEAPQTVQMAMEKIYKTNRKKIRHVKSNQFGIKFQLRGIFSQNGLLFFHTEVKNTSDIPFDIDFLIFKIVDKKVVKRTAIQETIIEPVRAHNYLTSVEGKDAESTVFAFKKFTIPDKKQLIIELFEKNGGRHQRLVIKNRDLEKVRTLEKLE, encoded by the coding sequence ATGAAACAGATAATTTTCATCCTATTGTATCTATCAACCTTCTCCCTTTTTGCACAAAACGATTACACAAAAGTTATCCCTAAAAACAACGTTATACCATCTTATTATTTGGAAGTAACATACGACAAAACGGTACACCTGATTTTTCCATCGGGGATTTCGTATATCGATTTGGGTTCCTCCAATATCATCGCCGGAAAAGCAGAGAGCGCTGAAAATGTAGTTCGGGTAAAAGCTGCCGTAAAAGATTTTACTGGGGAAACCAACTTTTCCGTGATTACCGATGAGGGCAGTTTTTATTCATTTATTGTGAACTATTCATTGAACCCTGAAAAGCTGAATATTGAAATGAAGGATTTTCTTCATGATGGCAAGTTGGGCAACATGCCTGAAAATACCATGGAGGTATTTCTCTCTGAACTGGGAGATGAAGCGCCGCAGACCGTTCAAATGGCAATGGAGAAAATCTATAAAACAAACCGGAAGAAGATTAGACATGTAAAAAGTAACCAGTTTGGGATTAAGTTCCAACTCCGGGGAATTTTTAGCCAAAACGGTCTGTTGTTCTTCCATACCGAAGTTAAGAATACCTCTGATATACCATTTGATATTGATTTTCTTATTTTTAAAATTGTCGATAAAAAGGTGGTCAAAAGAACTGCTATCCAGGAAACCATCATAGAACCTGTACGTGCCCACAATTACCTGACCTCAGTAGAAGGTAAAGATGCAGAATCTACCGTTTTTGCATTTAAAAAATTTACTATTCCTGATAAAAAACAACTAATTATCGAACTGTTCGAAAAGAACGGTGGGAGGCATCAGCGTTTAGTAATCAAAAATAGGGATTTGGAGAAGGTGCGGACATTAGAAAAATTGGAATGA
- a CDS encoding GNAT family N-acetyltransferase, with translation MNLKVLFNPTQQHFEEIKKWLQEEDNSSNEGFFCQIDTIENSYRKNRLIVIVKDDVAIGFLSYYYYNRIVNIEIAEVKPNERKKGYCKKLLQLSFSWFVKKGALVAQLFCAPASSEKIWKRMGFINFPDEIIKEPRIYLYRILVGIADFYTYKNEIELIELWDIEDYQNEVPPKWRWEIKRQEKLNKLINPIIHPCSDEWSVAHKIGSEIREKRIMKYFDMKKHDGGYFLIVTELER, from the coding sequence ATGAATTTAAAAGTGTTGTTCAATCCAACCCAACAACATTTTGAAGAAATTAAAAAATGGCTACAAGAAGAAGACAATTCGTCAAATGAAGGCTTTTTCTGTCAAATAGATACCATTGAAAATTCATACCGAAAAAATAGACTTATAGTTATTGTTAAGGATGATGTTGCGATCGGGTTTCTATCCTATTACTATTATAACCGCATTGTTAATATCGAAATTGCCGAAGTCAAACCTAATGAGCGGAAGAAGGGATATTGTAAAAAGTTACTACAACTGAGTTTCAGTTGGTTCGTTAAGAAAGGTGCGTTGGTTGCTCAATTGTTTTGTGCTCCTGCCAGTTCCGAGAAAATATGGAAAAGAATGGGGTTCATAAACTTCCCGGATGAAATAATTAAGGAGCCAAGAATTTATCTGTATCGGATTTTGGTGGGAATAGCGGACTTTTATACTTATAAGAATGAAATTGAGCTAATAGAATTATGGGATATAGAAGATTATCAAAATGAAGTTCCACCGAAATGGAGATGGGAGATAAAACGACAAGAAAAGTTGAATAAATTGATTAACCCGATAATTCATCCGTGCTCTGACGAATGGTCAGTTGCTCACAAGATTGGCTCAGAAATAAGAGAAAAAAGAATAATGAAATATTTTGACATGAAAAAACATGATGGTGGATATTTTTTGATTGTTACCGAACTTGAAAGATAA
- a CDS encoding Fur family transcriptional regulator: MKVNIDNKLKSKNIKPTAMRELVLQVLTEQKTAISLPELEQKFEKADKATLYRTLKTFQENKLLHSIEDGSGSLRYALCQDNCECDPDDLHVHFLCTICNQTFCLNDIPVPTINLPNNFSLENVNMVVKGICSNCKR; the protein is encoded by the coding sequence ATGAAAGTAAATATAGACAACAAACTCAAATCCAAAAACATCAAACCAACCGCCATGCGCGAATTGGTTTTACAGGTTTTGACCGAACAAAAAACAGCCATCAGCTTGCCCGAGTTAGAACAAAAATTTGAAAAAGCGGATAAAGCAACTTTATATCGAACGTTAAAAACATTTCAGGAAAACAAACTGCTTCATTCGATAGAAGATGGTTCCGGTTCTTTGAGATATGCGCTTTGTCAGGACAATTGCGAGTGCGACCCCGATGACCTGCATGTTCATTTCCTTTGCACAATATGTAACCAAACATTTTGTTTGAACGACATCCCTGTTCCAACAATAAACCTCCCCAATAACTTTTCACTCGAAAACGTGAACATGGTGGTGAAAGGCATTTGTTCAAATTGCAAGAGATAA